GATGTGGTTAGCAATGGAGAGGTTATAGAAGCCTATCTAGGTGCCAGCGATGCTTAGGGTAAGGGATCTAAGGGTATACATAGGTTCTCTGTACATATTACAAGGAATACACATTGATCTTAATAAAGGGGAAATACTTTTCCTCATAGGCAGGAACGGAGCTGGAAAAACAACACTTCTTAAAACAATAATGGGCTTTATAAAGCCCTCTTCAGGAACGATAGAGCTTGATGGTATAGATATAACTGGAGAGCCTCCATATGTGAGGGCTAGGCTCGGTATCAGGTATGTTCCTGATACCAGAAGGCTTTTTACAAGCCTAAGTGTTGAAGAGAATCTCATGACATCTCTACTGGGACTTGGCCTTTCAAAGGAAAAAGCTATGGATAGGATCGAGTATGTGTACAGTTTATTTCCAGATCTGAAGAGGCTAAGAAAGCTCAGAGCCTCCCAGCTGAGTGGTGGTCAACAGCAGATGTTAAATCTAGGTAGGGCTATTGCCTCTCCCAATAT
This region of Sulfolobales archaeon genomic DNA includes:
- a CDS encoding ABC transporter ATP-binding protein, with protein sequence MLRVRDLRVYIGSLYILQGIHIDLNKGEILFLIGRNGAGKTTLLKTIMGFIKPSSGTIELDGIDITGEPPYVRARLGIRYVPDTRRLFTSLSVEENLMTSLLGLGLSKEKAMDRIEYVYSLFPDLKRLRKLRASQLSGGQQQMLNLGRAIASPNIKILLVDEPIEGLSPLYASKISDVLSKLSEEGISMIIVETRPMLMKRMSGRYAIINGGRIVSEGSTEDLHRDQILINTYLNLSANSGV